Proteins from a single region of Corvus moneduloides isolate bCorMon1 chromosome 19, bCorMon1.pri, whole genome shotgun sequence:
- the OTOP2 gene encoding proton channel OTOP2 translates to MTEEPGRKDSELGHPHSSMGCGHKDDKASLASSQIASFSHQAPSTPASKEVWKKGGRMFSILLAVHLALLACTLVSSGAFEKIAVHDYDVFFLLTVMMLIVIIWIIFYLAGTSRCPGAILGKDSHAGPIWLRGGLILFAIFSLVMDVFKIGYYSSFYSCLSAIKIIYPIVQAIFVVVQTYFLWVSAKDCIHVHLNVTRCGLMLTLTTNLAVWMSAVTDESVHKAHSKLKKNMTEEIFRWLLKVGMRSSSVEECNCNSQICQIFKNGYFWLYPFNIEYSLFASAMVYVMWKNVGRFIDHHSHHIQRLKFRLFRRTFFVGIMLGLIILVSGLGVLILYEVQVNSSTESSKKSQALTMYYIFNIVCLSLMSLVCIGGSVVYRFDKRDMDRHKNPTRTLDVALLMGAALGQYAISYYSIVAIVASTPRDTISALNLTYALLMIAQHTFQNVFIIEGLHRQPPKEDYKHESHQKDLYGLTFVNINAVSLRVPDTGSTLAAGAASGTEATHASDLVRSLTAPKKMNWRRKFLREISMFLLLSNIILWIMPAFGARPQFDNDTELNFYGDSMWPAIVDICLPFGIFYRMHAVASLLEVYIMS, encoded by the exons ATGACCGAGGAGCCTGGGCGGAAGGACAGCGAGCTCGGACACCCCCACTCCAGCATGGGCTGCGGACACAAGGACGACAAAGCCAGCCTGGCTTCGAGCCAGATAGCATCTTTCAGCCACCAGGCCCCCTCCACTCCTGCCTCCAAGGAAGTGTGGAAGAAGGGTGGCCGCATGTTCTCCATCCTGCTGGCCGTGCACTTGGCCCTGCTGGCCTGCACGCTGGTGAGCAGTGGGGCTTTCGAGAAGATCGCTGTGCACGACTACGATGTCTTCTTCCTGCTGACTGTCATGATGCTGATAGTCATCATCTGGATCATCTTCTACCTCGCCGGCACCTCCCGGTGCCCGGGTGCCATCCTCGGCAAGGACTCCCACGCCGGGCCCATCTGGCTGAGAG GAGGCTTGATCCTATTTGCCATTTTCAGCCTTGTCATGGATGTGTTCAAAATAGGATATTACTCGAGCTTCTACAGCTGCCTGTCTGCAATCAAAATCATCTACCCCATTGTGCAGGCAATATTTGTGGTTGTCCAG ACATATTTCCTATGGGTCTCTGCCAAAGACTGCATCCACGTGCACCTGAACGTTACCAG gtgTGGCTTGATGCTAACGCTGACTACAAACCTGGCGGTGTGGATGTCAGCAGTGACAGACGAGTCTGTCCACAAGGCACATtcaaagctgaagaaaaacatgacAGAGGAAATCTTCAGGTGGCTCCTGAAAG TGGGAATGAGAAGCAGCTCAGTTGAAGAATGCAATTGCAACAGCCAAATCTGCCAGATCTTCAAGAACGGCTACTTTTGGCTGTACCCCTTTAACATTGAGTACAGTCTCTTTGCCTCTGCCATGGTCTATGTCATGTGGAAGAATGTTGGACGCTTCATAGACCACCACTCCCACCACATACAGCGCCTGAAGTTCAGGCTCTTCCGAAGGACCTTCTTTGTAGGCATCATGTTGGGCCTCATCATCCTCGTGAGTGGTCTGGGAGTCCTCATCCTGTATGAGGTGCAGGTAAATTCCAGCACTGAATCCAGCAAGAAGAGCCAAGCACTCACTATGTACTACATCTTCAACATTGTTTGTCTGAGCCTGATGTCTCTTGTCTGCATCGGTGGCTCCGTCGTCTACCGGTTTGACAAGAGGGACATGGACCGGCACAAGAACCCCACCAGGACCCTGGACGTGGCCCTGCTGATGGGGGCAGCCTTGGGGCAATATGCCATTTCCTACTACTCCATTGTGGCCATCGTGGCCAGCACGCCAAGGGACACTATCAGCGCGCTCAACCTCACCTACGCCCTCCTAATGATCGCCCAGCACACCTTCCAGAACGTCTTCATCATCGAGGGCCTCCACCGGCAGCCCCCCAAGGAGGACTACAAGCACGAGTCTCACCAGAAGGACCTCTATGGGCTCACCTTTGTCAACATCAACGCCGTGTCCCTGCGGGTGCCCGACACGGGCAGCACCTTGGCCGCCGGTGCGGCATCTGGCACGGAAGCCACGCACGCTTCTGACCTCGTGAGGTCCCTCACCGCCCCCAAGAAGATGAACTGGAGGAGGAAGTTCTTGAGGGAGATCTCCatgttcctgctgctgagcaatATCATA CTCTGGATCATGCCAGCGTTCGGTGCCCGGCCCCAGTTTGACAATGACACAGAACTGAACTTCTATGGCGATTCCATGTGGCCGGCCATCGTGGACATTTGCCTGCCCTTTGGGATCTTCTACCGAATGCACGCTGTGGCCAGTTTGCTGGAGGTCTACATCATGTCCTAA